The Robbsia betulipollinis genome contains the following window.
GGCATCGCGCTCACCAAGGACCAGCCGATCGAGAAGCCTTTCAAGATCGACTTTGCTGCCGAGCACGCCAAGCGGATGGCAGCCTCCTCGACCCGTACTGTAACGGTCGAAGAAACGATCGAGGTCGACGCGCAGAAAGATTCGCCGGAGTATGTCCAGGCCACTCGCGACGCCGTGGAACTGCAACGGGCCCAGGAGCAGCGCGGCGAATGGCAGGAACAAGGCGAGCCGAGCCAAGCCGCATCGCTCGTCGGTGAAGCCATGCTCGAGAGCGTCTTCGACAGTGCTCTGTCAGGTGCGTCCATGTTGTTCAAAGCCCTCGACCTTGCGGACGACATGCAGGCACCTTCGCGACATGTGGAGAATGCGATCGACAGCGTCGGCGAAATGCGCACGGTCACCGTCGAGCCCCCCAGGGTTCAGGAAACGGTCGTCACAAAGAAGCGAGTACCTGTGCTCGACGGTGAACGCACGAGGGTCTGAGGCTTGACGGAAACGTGCCTTGCTCTACGTTGAGGGGTGGCAAATGCCACCCTTTATTGCGAGGAGGAGACCCACAAATGATGACGCGAACGGTGATCAACAAAGGAGTTTTAGCTTATTTAGGTCAGATTGAGTACTACCGAGACGCAACAAGCGGAAAAGAATACGCGCCGACCCGTTGGCGCGGTGCGGGTGCCGAGGCCCTTGGGCTGAAAGGCGCGGTCGATTTCGACGATTTTGCAAACGCCATCGAAGGTCGAGGTCCTGATGGCAAGGCCCTTGTGCAGAACGCTGGCCGGGAGGGGCGGCGCATGGGGTGGGATTTGACGTTCAGTCAGGAAAAAACGCTGTCCATCCTCTTGGCCGACCCGACCACCTCGGCCGCGCTGAAAGACCAAATCGTGGAGGCCCATCGCAACGCGGTCGATAAGGCGTTGGCGCACCTGGAAAGCTTGCTCATTGTCCGGACGGGGAGCAAGGGCACCGACCGGCACAGCGATGTGGAGGCGGTCTTCATGCTGGTCGATCATTTTTCCTCGCGCGACCTCGATTGTCAGATTCACACCCACGCCGTCATGTCGAACATGGCCCTGTTCACCGACGCGAACGGCAAGCAGCAGTGGAACAGCATCGACGGGGCGACCATTGCAGAATACGAACATGCGATCGGGGCCATCTACCGTGCGGAGTCCGCTGCCGGCGCGCAACGCCTGGGGCTGACGGTCAACATGCACCGCGACTTGAACGCAAAGGGCCGGGAGACCGGCAAGGTGTTCTGGCGTGTTGGCGGGATCGATCAAACCACGTACGACATGTCTTCCAAGCGTACCCAGGAAATCGAAGCGTACATGCTCGCGCATCCGGGCGTGGATCGCCAAAGGGCGAACCTGGCCACGCGCAAAGATAAGGACGAGCCGACGTATGTCGAGCTGCAAGAGCAATGGGCGAAACAGCACACGGAGTTCCGCCAAGCCAACCCGCAGGCATACGGGTCGTGCACGCAGTTGTTGGGGCCGAACGTCACGTCGAACCTCGAGCAGGACGAGCACAAGCCGCGCACCGATGCGCAAATCCTGGAAGCCTGTACGGCGAATAATGTGTTCTTCAAACGCGCCGACCTCTTGAAGAACGTGGCGCAAGAGTACGTCGGACGGCTGGACGGGGACGGAGTCATAGCAAAGACCAACGAGATTCTGGAAACCCAATCGTTGACCCGGTACTTCGGCTTGGACAAGCACGGCCAGCACTTGTACTCGTCCATCGAGATGATGGAGCTGGAAGCTGGCATTGGGCGTGCCGCTCGTGCTCGCAAGGACGATCTGACCGTGCGCTTGACGCCTGAACAAGTCCAGGATGGGCTCGATGCGTACCATGCGAGCGCGAAGTTCCGCCTGTCCGATGAGCAAGAAGAAGGCGTTCGGTGGGTATGCGGCGACACAGGAGGCATTGCGGCGGTCACCGGATTCGCCGGGGCCGGCAAGACCAGCAGCTTTATGGCGACCAGGACCACGCTAGAGATGGCGGGCAAGCAAATGATTGGCGTCTCCACGTCGTGGAAGGCAGCCAAGAAACTCGAGGCCGAGACCGAGGTACAAAGCTACTCGTCGGCGTCGCTCCTGCGATGGCTCGACAACGGCAAGATCAAGTTGGGCCAGGACAGTGTGGTGGTGTTCGACGAGGCCGGCATGGCCGGGTCGCGCACGATCGCCAAACTTCAGAAGCACGTCGACAAAGCGGGGGCTAAGCTGGTGCTCATGGGCGATTGCTTACAACTGCAACCTGTGGAGAGCGGTGCGGGGTTTCGGCTTGCGATCGACGAGATTGGCGACACGAAGCTCACGGAGATCCGCCGGCAAAAGTCCGCGCAGATGCGGGATACCGCTGGCATGTTTTACGGTCTGAACGACGGCAACGTTCCGAACGGCGCAAAGATCGCCGACCGTCTGTTCAACGACGGGCATTTCCAGATCGCTGAAACGGAGAGCGAAGCCAAGAAGCAGCTGGTCAAGGCCTACCTCGACGACCCCAAGCCGGACACCGAGAAGCTGGTGCTGGCCGGCACCCGTTCGGAGGTCAACGATTTGAATCTGGCCATTCGGGCTGGGCGCAAAGCACATGGTGAGTTGGGCAAGGACCACATCGTTCGATTGATCGTCGACGACGAGTTCCGTGACCTGACTATTTCCGTCAACGATCTTCTGACGTTCACGGAGAAAAACGAAGACCTGGGCGTCGTTAACGGCTTTTCAGGCGTTGTCACCCGGCTCGAAAAGAACCAGGCCGGCATGGGGCACAGTGTCACTCTGAAACTCCAGAGCGATATCCCGGAGGTGAACGGGCGGGAAGTCCTCGTCGACACTGCGGAATGCAAAGACCTGAATCTTGGGTATGCGATGACAACCCACCGCAGCCAAGGGCAGGGAGTGGAATCTGTCTTTGCCTTGTTCGGCGAGGGCGGCGTCAAGATGCTGGACAACCAGTTGGGCCTGGTCAGCTTCACACGTTCCAAGACCACCTACACGGCGTTCGGCACCGAAGAAGTTCTTCTCGGTGAAGAGGACGAGCACGGTGTTCGGCACGGTGGTGTCAAGCAACGCCTGGGCTTCGTCAATCTGAAGGAAACGACGCTGGACCGGAAGGAGGTCGAGATCCGTCCGACGCTCTCGAAGACCACGACCTTCGAAGGTGCCAAGACGTTGAACGAGCGATTGGACGACGTACTACGCCGCGGCGTTTCTCGGTCCATAGAACAAGAGCAGCAGTCGATCGCTCGTCACGCGGCGGACATCGTTCGTATGGACCGCGAAGCCATCGCCGCGGCGGGTGAGCGTGACGCGCAAGCCATCGTGAAAGCCAGCGGCTTCGTTCGTGCAATGCCAGACCTCGTGGATGCACCCAAGACGTTCATGCGCCCGGCGGAGAAGACTCGCCGGTTGGAGCAGCAGCGACGCGAGACCACCGCACAGCTTCTCGCAGCGCAGAAGCGGGAAAGGGCTCAACGGGCGGAGACGAACCGGGTCCAACGGATGGAGAAGGAGCGGGCCGTCGCGTTGGAAAATGCGCGCAAGGCTGTGGTGGCCCAGCGCAAGGCACGAACGGTCGAGGTGCAGCGCTGATCTGTGTAAAGGCACACCGTTGAAGGTGGGCGGTGTGCCTTCACCCACCAAGGTACTCTGGGGCGCTGCCGCGCTCCCGTTCCCTTCGGGCCGAAGGCTACCTTGGGCGTGAGCCAAGAATGTGTCGGTTTGGCGCTTTTTAATTCTCAGGGAAGAAAATCGAGGTGAACAGATCCAGCGTCCTCAACATATCTCGCCGCGTTTTTATATGCCTCGCGAAGATCGTTCTGGCGCGGCAGCCATTTTATTAGACACTGCATCGTGGGCAAAAACACTGCTTGCCGTAGATTGTTGTGCGCTTGACGTGCATTTGGTACATAAGCATGTGCGTCTCGATTACGTATCGCCCCCCTCAGTAAATCGTAGGCAGCGAAAACCAGCAATCTGTCGCTCTCCAGTCTTTCAAGTGCATCAGGCGCCGCTCGTCCTCTAAGTATTTCGAAGACGGCTTCAATCGTGTCGATGAACACGTGTGCCGGTTCACTTTTTGGGGGCATGTGAAAGAAGTCGCCCATAGTTTTGTAGTTGCCGACCCAGACGTCGGGCTCTTCGTCTTTATAGTCTGCGGCCCACTGTTCGATGCCTGACTTTGTCAGGTTGGACGGATACGATCTGGCTTTTTTAGCTGTGCGGATAGGTCGGTTGAACGATAACATGAGCCCCTTGAGCAAGAACTCGGCTCCCGTGGAGAACATGTTCCATGCGCATGTTCGACCGAAAACTGGACCAAACCTTGCTCTCCAGAAGCCGTCGAAATGTTCGTCATTCATGCAGTCAAAGGTATTGGCGACATCGTTCCATGTGAGTACCCCCGATGTTTCTATCAGGGAGATTCCGGCAAGAACTTGGAGAAATCCATCCTCTTGGGCTGATCGCGTGAACTTGGGTTTCTTTTGTTTGGGTGGTGATTGTTTAGCCACTTTCGGGGTTCTCCGTTGGTTAGTAGCGCAGCAACTCGGAGATTATCATTCAGATCCTGCTAGCACGTTAACCCATCCAACATTGCCTCCCCCTTGACCATCCGCAGTATCAAATCCGTCCGCTTGACCAGCGCCCCGACCACGTCGGTCAGCGTGACACCGTCAGTCCCGGCCTTGGCCTTGTACGCCCGGTAAGCTTCCAGCGGTGGATCTAGTACCAGACGTTCGCACAGGGCCGATGGGTTCAAGATGTGCCGCACCTCCATCTTAATGGTGCCGTTCAGCCAGGCGTTCATGAGTCGCTCGACCATAACCGTCATCGGTACATTTGCCATCTGACACACGCGCTCAAACGCCTTCTTGTCTTCCACAATGAGCCGTGGCGCCAGGCGCTTGGTCTGCACACTTTTGTGCCGCGCTCGCACCTTCTTTTCGACCGGCGGTGCTTGAATAGCCTCCGCCTTGCGCTCAACCCCTTTCGCAACGCTTGGTTTCTTGAACGTCAACTTCACCGTCGTCGCCCTCACGCCGCAGCGACAAATACAGGGCGGGGCATAGCCACCGGGGCGAGTATGGCTTCTACCTCGGCAGCGATATCCAACATTTCCGCTCGGGCGGTCATGTCGGCCAGATCGAACACGGTACAACCGCTCGCCGCGGCTTCGGCGTAAGACTTGCGACGGGTCATGACTGTGTTCAAGACGGGTAAGCCGGTCTCGAGCAAAGCCTCCCGAACCGATCGGGCCAGGCGTGATCGGTGCGTGGCTTGGGTTATGACGAACACGGCCTTCAGCGCGCCACCGGTTATTGCGATGCGGGCATGGACCATTTCGACCAGCGCGCCCATGCTCCACATGTCCAATGCGGATGGGGTGACCGGAATCAAGACCAAATCGGCAAGGCGCACCGCGGCGATCGTCGCTTGGTTGCTCACCGGGATCCCTGCTGTATCTATATAGAGGTAATCGCGCGGTAGGGCGAGGGATGCCACAAACTTCTCGACTTGCGGCCGAACACACCCGACGACAGGGAAGTCCAGCCCGTTGCCGGCACCGTCCCATTCGCATGTGGACATTTGCACGTCCGTGTCGAGGAGCATGGCGTCGTCACCACGACGCTTTGCACATGCCGCCTGGTGGACCGTGAGGGTGGATTTGCTGACGCCGCCCTTGGGCGACACAACGGCGATGGTCTTCATGTACACCTCGTTTCTCGGAGTTGTTGGATGGCGTGCCAATCTCACCGTGAACATTTATATATGTGCAAAAGCACACCATAAATGCAATGTAACCGTACTTCCGAACGACCCGTCAACAAGATTCGAAAGTCTTTAGGTTCAAAGACTTATCAGCTTGCGCAGTACCAATCGATGTGCCAACGCTGTATATAAGCAACTTCACAGCAGCATTGTCATGGCTCGTCGCAGCATCACCGGCATTTTCGTTTTTGACCCAAACGCGGTCGACCTGAACGGCTGGACAACACCTCAATGGGATCGACGCGGCGTGGTCGGTCGGGATGCTGTTCTGCACACCTTCTTCTTGCAACTCGACGTCGCTAGCGAAGATCAACCAGTGTGGTGGTTCGGCCGTGGGCCGTTGGGCTTGCCCACACCTCAAGACAATGCAACTGGTGTTGCGTGCGATGTTCGGTCGGAACGGTGACGGCACCGCGCTCTCGTTCAAGCCGGGCGTGCTGACCGCTCTGAAAGCGGAGCGTGACGCATCCCTTGACGATTCGTTGCTGCCCGACATCCAGAAAGCCGACGCGCTCTTCGATACCGTTGAGGTGCCGCGCGTAACCGACGAGTGGTTCGAGCAGGCGGTGTGCCGAGGCACAGCGAGGAAAGCGGCGGCATAACCGTTATCGATTCGAGAGGAACCATCCAATGAGGGTCAAGGTTACGGCGGACATGCTATGCCCTTGCAAAGCCGTTTGAGCTTTGAACTTGAGATAAATCGTCTCAGGTAAGTTCACGCCCATTTTTGGTAAGGGTCCCTCGTACATCCGTTTTGGGTCGCGCAACGCCGACGGACCAACCGGGACCTTGATTTCGCCAGCGAACCACCGGTTTATGAGGTCGCGCACGACGCTGGCGGCTGTACCGTGGCTGTTCGTGCCTTTGGCCACGGCGATGAATCGCTGCTTCATCTGCGGCTCGATGAAAATGTTGAGCCGCATTTCCGCGATTCTCGAGCTTTCTCTGAGAGGGCGACCACGCGAACGTTTTGCGGATGCGGGTGGATTTGCTTCGTCCGGTTTGACCGTGGTCTTCGGTGTAATCTTTTTGGTTGGCGTTTTCTTACCCCTCGCGCCCTTCGATTTTGGTGTCACCGGACTCCACCTCCGACCGTAAAACGTCGATCTTCTCAAGACTTCAACGATGCGTAAAGCTATTTTAAATGTGCCAAGACCCATGAGTATTGATGTTCAGTGGGCCTAGACACACTCAGGTTATGACATGCGCTCAGCCACCGTCGTTTTTTCCTCAAAATGCAACTCCATATGCAACTCTAAATGCAATAAAATTAAAAAATTGACGTATTATGTTGCAAAAATAGAGCTGCCCGGGGAATTAAGTAAGGCAGCGTTAAGGTCCAGAACGCTAAAAACATGAAAACGAAAAAGCTTGGTCTTTTAACAATACCCATTGTCCTTGCAGCGTGTGGAGGAGGGGGCGGCGGCGGCGGGTCTTCTACGACTGCCTCGACAGGAAGCGGCGACAGCACGTCGTCGAGCAGTAGTTCGGGCGCTACCACCGGACTGACCGGTGCCCAACTGCTTGCTGCTTACACCGTGCCGACCAGCATCACTGCTGATAAACAAACGAACTACGCCACGGCTTTTTCAAACAACGACACGGGCGTGATCGCGCGATGCTCGGTGGCAGCGAACACGAGCACGACGGTGTACGTGACTCCCAACGCGGTCGTGTATGCGACGACAGCAGTTTCGGACAAAGCGCAAGCCCTTGCTGCGGACCTGACCGAGCAAAGCATCGCTGACGTGAAGTCGTATTTCTCGCAAAGTACCACCACCGTTGGTTTTACTGGCACGCGAATCAACGTCTGTGTGGACGACCAGCTTGGGACGTCCACGGCTATGGGGACAGGCGGGGAATCAGGCGAAGGCTCGACCGGAGTATTGACATTGATGAGCATCGACAGTCCAAACTTTTCGACTCGATACCCCAACGCGACCAGCATTTACGGAACGCTCTCCTACGTTCAACTTTTTCAACACGAGCTTGTCCACGTGTTTGTCGATTCGAGGCTATACCCATTTGCTGGGGGATTCGAGCGATGGTTCAACGAGGGCGTGGCCCAGATGGTCGTGGGCAATGCCCTCCCAGCGAAGGCGACGGTGTTGAGCGAACTGGACAGCGCTGATTTGATCACCGCGAGTTCTTCGGTCTCCAGTACCAACTTCAACGTCTATGATGCCTACCAGGCGCTTACCCAATATGTGACCAACGAAGGCACCGTCCCGAACGGTGTCGGGTCAATACTGACCTTGATCAACACGCTCAAAACGGACGCCATTGCCGCGTGCAAGTCGTCCAGCTTGGGCCTCGTGCCGTCTGCCGCGCAGTTGGTCGACATGCCGACGGGATACTACAACTCATGTTACGTGGGGGCGGGGGGGACGGACGCTAGGGTGACTGCGAGCTTCGACAGTGCTTGGAATGTGGTCATGAAAGATGGAGACGGCACCACGCCGCTTCTCCTGCACACGGCCGATGGAGCGAACAGCCTTGAGGCAACGGCCCACAATCGCCTCGCCGTGTACTTGCAATAACCACTTGCAGCATTGAACGGAACACTAAAAATGAACATGAAACAAAGCATTGGCATGACTGTCCTGGCGATCGTTGCGGCCTCGATGCTTGCCGCGTGCGGGGACGGTCTCAGCAAGAGCAAGCTCAAGGACAGCCTGGTCGCGGCTCAAAAAGCACACCCCGAAGAAGCATGTCTGAGTCTGCAAACCACCGGGCCAGTGAGCTTCCCCATCCAAGTTCCGATGAACGCCGGAGCAGGGCTCAACAAAACGCAACTTGGCGTCATTGATGGCTTGAATCGGAGCGGGCTTGTCACGGCCAAAATGGGGCCGCTGACGTCCGGCGGTTTCACACTTCCCGGGTTCGCTTTGACCATCGACCTTACGGCAGAGGGCCGATCCAAACACGTTTACGACGAGAAAAAGGGCTTCTGCGTCGGTAGCCGCACGATCGTCGACGTGACGAACTACGTCGAACCAGCGAAAGGCGAGAACACGACCGAGGTCAACTACACATGGCAGTGGGACGATCTGCCGTCGTACGTCGACCGTTCGAAGTTCCCCACGTTGCCCGGCATGACCAAGCCGATGGACGACAAGGTCGTAGCACAGAAAACGGCGAACGGCTGGCAAATCTCCTGGTAAGAAAAAAGCGATGTGCCTTTGCACACTGTAAAAACACCCTTGAACCTGGCACCCGCGCAAGCCGGGTCGCCGTCGATGTGACGAGGCACCTGGCGATGCGTTCCACCCCTTTCCTTGTTGTGCCCCCTGGTCCGCCGTTCTTCGACGCCTAGCACTTTGTCCGCCCCATTGATCAACGGCTCGCGGTGCTCCGATTCGACACCCGGTCCCCGTGCGGGGCTGCGGCTTTGTATCGGTCCATTGACCCCTGTTTCGACGTGCTCTTTTGGCGCCACGGCGGCTCCAGAAAGCACAACTTAACGGAAAGGGGAAGGACCATGAACAGCATCGATCACGTCATATCGAACCACACAAACGTCAACAGCGCGACTGTTCCCTTCGCCTCCCCACGGCCCACCAAAAAGCATCTGGTGCAAATCGCAAAGCATGTCCTGGCACGTCATGGCATTCACAGCCCAGCGTTTATCACGGATGAGGCCCTAGACCTGGTGGACATTGACGACGCGTTGGCATGGTTCAACGGATCGCTCGAATCAGTCTTAGTTGGTGAGATGCGGGACATCGATCACGGGTTGCAAGCGTTGTTCGGGTTCAATGGGGGCAAGCCAAACGGCATGTGCTTCCACGTGCTTATCAGTGTGAAGCAATAAGGAGCGGGTGATGAAATACCTCTCCTGTGCCGAGACCGCAAAACTCGTTCGCCAAGCATTGAAGGAGGCTTTTCCACGTGTGAACTTCAGCGTGAGGAGCAAAAGATACAGTGGTGGCGCGTCCATTTCCGTTCGGTGGACAGACGGCCCGAACGATGCACAGGTGTCTGCGATTACCAGCGGTTTCGCAGGAGCGTACTTTGATGGCTCAATCGACTATCAGGGCAGTGTATACCACATGC
Protein-coding sequences here:
- the mobF gene encoding MobF family relaxase produces the protein MMTRTVINKGVLAYLGQIEYYRDATSGKEYAPTRWRGAGAEALGLKGAVDFDDFANAIEGRGPDGKALVQNAGREGRRMGWDLTFSQEKTLSILLADPTTSAALKDQIVEAHRNAVDKALAHLESLLIVRTGSKGTDRHSDVEAVFMLVDHFSSRDLDCQIHTHAVMSNMALFTDANGKQQWNSIDGATIAEYEHAIGAIYRAESAAGAQRLGLTVNMHRDLNAKGRETGKVFWRVGGIDQTTYDMSSKRTQEIEAYMLAHPGVDRQRANLATRKDKDEPTYVELQEQWAKQHTEFRQANPQAYGSCTQLLGPNVTSNLEQDEHKPRTDAQILEACTANNVFFKRADLLKNVAQEYVGRLDGDGVIAKTNEILETQSLTRYFGLDKHGQHLYSSIEMMELEAGIGRAARARKDDLTVRLTPEQVQDGLDAYHASAKFRLSDEQEEGVRWVCGDTGGIAAVTGFAGAGKTSSFMATRTTLEMAGKQMIGVSTSWKAAKKLEAETEVQSYSSASLLRWLDNGKIKLGQDSVVVFDEAGMAGSRTIAKLQKHVDKAGAKLVLMGDCLQLQPVESGAGFRLAIDEIGDTKLTEIRRQKSAQMRDTAGMFYGLNDGNVPNGAKIADRLFNDGHFQIAETESEAKKQLVKAYLDDPKPDTEKLVLAGTRSEVNDLNLAIRAGRKAHGELGKDHIVRLIVDDEFRDLTISVNDLLTFTEKNEDLGVVNGFSGVVTRLEKNQAGMGHSVTLKLQSDIPEVNGREVLVDTAECKDLNLGYAMTTHRSQGQGVESVFALFGEGGVKMLDNQLGLVSFTRSKTTYTAFGTEEVLLGEEDEHGVRHGGVKQRLGFVNLKETTLDRKEVEIRPTLSKTTTFEGAKTLNERLDDVLRRGVSRSIEQEQQSIARHAADIVRMDREAIAAAGERDAQAIVKASGFVRAMPDLVDAPKTFMRPAEKTRRLEQQRRETTAQLLAAQKRERAQRAETNRVQRMEKERAVALENARKAVVAQRKARTVEVQR
- the parA gene encoding ParA family partition ATPase — protein: MKTIAVVSPKGGVSKSTLTVHQAACAKRRGDDAMLLDTDVQMSTCEWDGAGNGLDFPVVGCVRPQVEKFVASLALPRDYLYIDTAGIPVSNQATIAAVRLADLVLIPVTPSALDMWSMGALVEMVHARIAITGGALKAVFVITQATHRSRLARSVREALLETGLPVLNTVMTRRKSYAEAAASGCTVFDLADMTARAEMLDIAAEVEAILAPVAMPRPVFVAAA